The following proteins are encoded in a genomic region of Planococcus lenghuensis:
- the motB gene encoding flagellar motor protein MotB, with protein MKRKKKHDEHVDESWLIPYADILTLLLALFIVLYAASEVNSQKFKEISNSFNNELQGGTGVLEYQTPVEPMEPEEPTTESADSMELAEPDAVEAEDSELTGDSTGAVMSAEEDFEALAEQQKKIESYIEEKGLSARLETELTAKGLILKIKDGILYSPGNATVTADAVTLVEEISELLITNPARDIFIEGHTDNVPTNSAEFPSNWELSAARAINFMKILLKNDELEPQKFSATGYGEYRPIAPNDTVKGRANNRRVEVLISPYEQQDD; from the coding sequence TTGAAGCGTAAGAAAAAACACGATGAGCATGTCGACGAATCCTGGTTGATTCCATATGCCGATATCCTCACGCTTCTCTTGGCTTTGTTTATCGTATTGTATGCAGCAAGTGAAGTGAACTCACAAAAATTCAAGGAAATCTCAAATTCATTCAATAATGAATTGCAAGGCGGAACCGGGGTGCTAGAGTACCAGACGCCGGTTGAACCCATGGAACCGGAAGAGCCGACTACAGAATCGGCCGACTCGATGGAACTGGCCGAACCGGATGCTGTTGAAGCTGAAGACAGTGAGTTAACCGGTGATAGCACAGGAGCGGTCATGTCTGCTGAAGAAGACTTCGAGGCACTCGCTGAACAGCAGAAAAAAATAGAAAGTTATATCGAAGAAAAAGGGTTATCCGCCCGGCTGGAGACAGAGTTGACGGCGAAGGGGCTCATATTGAAAATAAAAGACGGCATTCTATATAGCCCGGGGAACGCAACGGTCACAGCTGATGCCGTGACGCTCGTGGAAGAGATCTCGGAGCTCCTGATCACCAATCCCGCGCGGGACATCTTCATAGAAGGGCACACGGATAACGTGCCGACCAACTCGGCTGAGTTTCCGTCTAACTGGGAATTGAGCGCCGCCCGGGCGATTAATTTCATGAAAATCCTGCTGAAGAATGATGAGCTGGAACCGCAGAAATTCAGTGCCACCGGCTACGGGGAATACCGACCGATTGCCCCGAACGATACAGTAAAAGGCAGAGCCAATAATCGCCGGGTGGAGGTCCTGATCTCACCATACGAACAGCAGGACGACTAA
- the flgL gene encoding flagellar hook-associated protein FlgL — translation MRISQQMLHQNSLRHMNQNLSRMEKTNLDLSTGKKLHKPSDDPNGVSKAMNLKSALTANKQYERNADEANLWLSEADQTINGMVEVMQRVRELAVQGNNGALSDQDRNMIASETEALHEQIHQFANAKVNGQYLFNGSNTKNPPFPTSGAYTESTFNTDQRKFTIGEGAAVNINVTADKLIGNANENDNLFNVLNSVAAALKAGETVSLDHIDQGMERLLTTAAEVGARQNRVEAITNRVQDSNVALQTMLSQIEDVNYAETITKLKSEESIYQASLSATAKIIQPTLMDFLR, via the coding sequence ATGAGAATTTCCCAGCAAATGCTGCATCAAAACTCCTTGCGGCACATGAACCAGAATTTAAGCCGCATGGAAAAAACCAATCTCGACTTGTCAACAGGCAAGAAATTACATAAACCGTCGGATGATCCGAACGGTGTCAGCAAAGCGATGAACTTGAAAAGTGCCCTCACTGCCAATAAACAATATGAACGGAATGCCGATGAAGCGAATCTGTGGCTGTCGGAAGCCGATCAGACCATCAACGGGATGGTCGAAGTCATGCAGCGGGTTCGTGAACTGGCCGTACAAGGAAACAACGGGGCACTTTCCGACCAGGACCGCAACATGATCGCCTCGGAAACAGAAGCGTTGCATGAACAAATCCATCAATTCGCCAATGCGAAAGTGAACGGCCAGTACTTGTTCAATGGATCCAATACAAAAAATCCGCCGTTTCCGACATCTGGTGCCTATACCGAAAGCACCTTCAACACCGATCAGAGGAAGTTCACCATCGGGGAAGGTGCAGCGGTCAACATTAACGTTACGGCAGACAAATTGATCGGAAATGCTAACGAAAACGATAATTTATTCAACGTACTGAACAGTGTAGCAGCCGCATTAAAAGCAGGTGAAACCGTCTCGCTCGACCATATCGACCAAGGAATGGAGCGGCTTTTGACCACTGCAGCTGAAGTCGGTGCCAGACAAAATCGGGTCGAAGCCATCACCAATCGCGTGCAAGACAGTAACGTAGCGTTACAGACCATGCTGTCGCAAATCGAAGATGTCAACTATGCAGAAACCATTACAAAACTGAAAAGCGAAGAAAGCATCTACCAGGCAAGTCTGTCTGCTACGGCGAAAATCATTCAGCCAACCTTGATGGATTTCCTGAGATAA
- the flgB gene encoding flagellar basal body rod protein FlgB: MNIFPQTFQSLEQALSTSALKQRTHAANIANVDTTNYKSRQVNFQSALQNAMDSSGSLKSFKTAAGHIPFSTENSAGVPSVTVNTNTKFKTNGNNVDMDYEMAEMAKNQLWNNALTERINGKFNSLRSVISDGR; this comes from the coding sequence ATGAATATATTTCCTCAGACGTTCCAGTCATTGGAACAGGCGTTATCGACATCGGCTTTGAAGCAACGGACGCATGCGGCGAATATTGCGAATGTCGACACGACGAACTACAAAAGCAGACAAGTAAACTTCCAATCTGCACTGCAGAACGCAATGGATAGCAGCGGATCATTGAAAAGCTTCAAAACAGCAGCGGGTCATATCCCATTCAGTACGGAAAATTCAGCAGGAGTACCTTCCGTGACAGTGAACACCAATACAAAGTTCAAAACAAATGGCAATAACGTGGATATGGACTACGAAATGGCCGAAATGGCGAAAAACCAATTATGGAATAACGCGCTGACCGAGCGGATCAATGGGAAATTCAACAGTCTCCGCTCTGTCATCAGCGATGGGAGGTAA
- the flgK gene encoding flagellar hook-associated protein FlgK: MVSTFHGLELGKRGLMASQANIATTGHNIANAGTKGYSRQQVNTVTSPPLDVWTNGDANPSQLGSGVLVESITRVRDRFLDQQYRDSAGTLAKWQTQQTALSRIETVVNEPSDTGLNSAMDAVWSAQQDLALNPDSQPARAVVKERAQAFVETAQAMDRSLSSLKTDLQSQTVATVQEANDYLKQIAALNDSIRRTGKNANDLQDQRDLAVDSLSKLVSVQVKEQTDGTYSVSLLQKEGAPVLLVSGTETVSTLTTDSEPANGKLTGLAQSIATVEKYHSQLHETVKGFAEANGMSAENGSAGTNLFAGNQADFTIAGLTVNEDSGQYALPTDTDTATEKVKSGYQTLVSELGAETQAAGRFVSSFDATLNATENRRQSVTGVSLDEEMANLVKYQHAYSAAARIVSTADEMLDTLINRMAR, encoded by the coding sequence ATGGTTTCAACATTCCATGGATTAGAACTCGGAAAACGCGGCCTGATGGCGAGCCAGGCGAACATCGCCACAACCGGGCACAATATCGCGAACGCGGGCACGAAAGGCTACTCCCGCCAGCAAGTGAATACGGTCACTTCACCACCACTGGACGTCTGGACGAATGGCGATGCCAATCCGAGCCAGCTCGGTTCCGGTGTCCTGGTGGAATCGATCACGCGTGTCCGGGACCGCTTTTTGGATCAGCAGTACCGCGACAGCGCCGGAACACTGGCTAAATGGCAAACCCAACAAACTGCGCTCAGCCGCATTGAAACAGTCGTCAATGAACCGAGTGACACCGGCCTTAATTCCGCAATGGATGCGGTCTGGAGCGCGCAGCAGGATTTGGCATTGAATCCGGACAGCCAGCCGGCGCGGGCCGTTGTTAAAGAACGGGCTCAAGCTTTTGTAGAGACAGCTCAGGCAATGGACCGTTCATTGTCCAGTCTGAAAACGGATCTTCAATCGCAAACAGTCGCCACTGTTCAGGAAGCGAATGATTACCTGAAACAAATCGCCGCCCTTAATGACAGCATCCGGCGGACCGGCAAGAATGCCAACGATTTGCAGGACCAGCGGGATCTGGCCGTGGACAGCTTGTCGAAACTCGTGAGCGTCCAAGTCAAAGAGCAGACGGACGGTACATACTCGGTCAGCTTGCTGCAAAAAGAAGGAGCGCCGGTACTGCTTGTATCCGGTACTGAAACTGTTTCGACGTTGACAACGGACAGCGAGCCGGCAAATGGCAAACTGACCGGTTTGGCTCAGTCGATTGCGACCGTGGAGAAATACCATAGCCAGTTGCACGAGACCGTAAAAGGATTTGCTGAAGCGAATGGCATGTCGGCTGAAAATGGATCGGCTGGCACGAATCTCTTTGCAGGAAATCAGGCTGATTTCACAATTGCCGGGTTAACGGTGAATGAAGACAGCGGTCAATATGCGTTACCGACCGACACCGATACGGCAACCGAAAAAGTGAAGAGCGGTTATCAGACACTCGTCAGTGAACTCGGAGCTGAAACACAAGCGGCTGGCCGGTTCGTCAGCAGTTTTGACGCTACCTTGAACGCAACAGAAAATCGCCGGCAATCTGTCACCGGTGTCTCACTGGATGAAGAAATGGCGAACTTAGTGAAATACCAGCACGCCTACAGCGCAGCGGCACGAATTGTCTCGACTGCCGATGAAATGCTGGACACGCTTATCAACCGGATGGCTCGCTAA
- the flgM gene encoding flagellar biosynthesis anti-sigma factor FlgM: MNIDKTNGSAFVQSYHKQTQVTPVAKSNPLQREDQLQISDKAKELFEKKDDIDAERQDKIQELKARIQSGEYEVSNEKLAGKFYDFWFDK, from the coding sequence ATGAATATCGATAAGACGAACGGGTCTGCATTTGTGCAGTCTTACCATAAGCAGACGCAAGTAACGCCGGTTGCAAAATCGAATCCCCTCCAGCGAGAAGACCAGCTGCAAATTTCCGATAAAGCAAAAGAACTGTTCGAAAAGAAAGACGATATCGATGCCGAACGGCAAGATAAGATCCAGGAGCTGAAGGCCCGGATCCAGTCGGGTGAGTATGAGGTCAGCAACGAAAAACTTGCCGGTAAATTCTACGATTTTTGGTTTGATAAATAA
- the flgC gene encoding flagellar basal body rod protein FlgC → MSLFNGLNISASGLTANRLRMDVVSSNIANANTTRAERVNGEWMPYRRKTVELSQSGVSPFGQHLQAAMGRGSAHVSGVSVSRIEEDRTPFALSYDPTHPEADEDGYVRLPNVDPVKEMVDLMSATRSYEANVTALNASKSMFMKALEIGK, encoded by the coding sequence ATGAGCTTATTCAACGGACTTAATATCAGCGCTTCCGGCCTGACGGCAAACCGGCTCCGGATGGACGTCGTTTCTTCCAATATCGCGAATGCCAACACAACCCGGGCCGAACGGGTCAACGGCGAATGGATGCCGTACCGCCGGAAAACGGTGGAGCTGTCGCAAAGCGGTGTGTCGCCATTCGGCCAGCATCTTCAGGCGGCGATGGGCAGAGGATCCGCTCATGTATCCGGTGTATCGGTTTCAAGAATCGAAGAGGACCGGACGCCGTTCGCGTTATCGTATGATCCCACTCATCCGGAAGCGGATGAAGATGGTTACGTCCGGCTGCCGAACGTGGATCCGGTGAAGGAAATGGTGGATCTGATGTCTGCGACCCGCTCTTATGAAGCGAATGTAACCGCATTGAATGCATCCAAAAGCATGTTCATGAAAGCGTTGGAAATCGGCAAATAA
- the motA gene encoding flagellar motor stator protein MotA — protein sequence MDKTSGLGLLLGIVVLIGGMMLKGSNPIALVNPAALVIIFGGTAACILIAFPMNEVKKIPALFKVLFSGQKIMSITEMIPLFTGWATAARRNGLLALEKESNEIDDPFLQRGLKMMVDGQPAEQIRKLLEEDIDAMEERHELGAKIFTQAGTYAPTLGVLGAVIGLVAALGHLDDVALLGKSISAAFIATLFGIFTGYVLWHPFANKLKRKSEQEIKMRYIMLEGMMAVQEGLPARTVEEKLLTYLPARDRVLEGEAANNRDGVQVEA from the coding sequence TTGGATAAGACATCAGGTTTAGGTTTATTGCTCGGAATCGTCGTACTGATCGGCGGCATGATGCTGAAAGGGTCCAACCCGATCGCCCTGGTCAACCCGGCTGCATTGGTGATCATCTTCGGCGGGACAGCAGCATGCATCTTGATCGCATTTCCGATGAATGAAGTGAAGAAAATCCCTGCACTGTTCAAAGTGCTGTTCAGCGGCCAGAAAATCATGTCGATCACCGAGATGATCCCGCTGTTCACCGGCTGGGCCACCGCTGCCAGACGAAACGGCTTGCTCGCCTTGGAAAAGGAATCGAACGAAATCGATGATCCGTTCCTGCAGCGCGGCTTGAAAATGATGGTCGATGGACAGCCGGCAGAACAGATCCGGAAATTACTCGAAGAAGACATTGACGCGATGGAAGAACGGCATGAACTTGGTGCAAAGATCTTCACTCAGGCCGGCACGTATGCACCTACACTCGGCGTATTGGGTGCGGTCATCGGTCTCGTAGCAGCGCTCGGCCATTTGGACGATGTGGCGTTACTCGGAAAATCGATTTCAGCGGCCTTCATCGCCACGCTGTTCGGAATTTTCACGGGCTACGTATTATGGCATCCGTTCGCCAATAAACTCAAACGGAAATCCGAACAGGAAATCAAAATGCGCTATATTATGCTCGAAGGCATGATGGCTGTGCAAGAAGGACTGCCGGCCCGTACAGTGGAAGAGAAATTACTGACATATCTGCCGGCCCGAGACCGAGTACTTGAAGGAGAAGCAGCGAACAACAGGGATGGTGTTCAAGTTGAAGCGTAA
- a CDS encoding flagellar basal body-associated FliL family protein has product MKNLKVIFGALAVILIIGAGAFVFFGKNAESAAKHTGVAAEELAVLSTETDTITTNLANPDSFAVVRFNILLSNKKAKEETDQRAAEVRAAAISTLAGFSKEQLIGVEGIDALEQQLTLKLESIMETGTVERVLVTEFKVQ; this is encoded by the coding sequence ATGAAAAATTTAAAAGTGATTTTCGGAGCTTTGGCCGTGATTCTCATCATCGGCGCAGGCGCGTTTGTGTTCTTCGGTAAAAACGCTGAAAGTGCTGCCAAACATACCGGTGTGGCTGCCGAGGAATTGGCGGTGCTAAGTACGGAAACCGATACGATCACGACAAATCTGGCCAATCCGGACAGCTTTGCGGTCGTGCGTTTTAATATTTTATTGAGCAATAAAAAAGCGAAAGAAGAAACTGACCAGCGGGCGGCAGAAGTCCGGGCCGCAGCGATCTCGACGCTTGCAGGCTTTTCGAAAGAACAGCTGATCGGCGTCGAAGGCATTGATGCGCTGGAACAGCAATTGACGCTCAAGCTGGAGAGCATCATGGAGACAGGAACTGTGGAACGGGTGCTTGTGACGGAATTTAAAGTGCAGTAA
- a CDS encoding flagellar protein FlgN, producing MPQSVITALEELISIQQQLIVYADEKKTILIDRRIDDLNELVQQEARLVRQLNQADDKREQAVTALMGAHPSLRFHEFIDRLPDEIARKNIQSRMKTLQELLVELQAKNKINEQLLKDAMEFVHHMIEEVTRSRQQQYNYQSPHGQQTPPAGGTGFFDTKA from the coding sequence GTGCCCCAATCAGTCATTACAGCTCTGGAAGAATTGATCAGTATTCAGCAACAGCTGATTGTGTATGCGGACGAGAAGAAAACCATTCTGATCGACCGCCGGATTGATGATCTCAATGAACTCGTGCAGCAGGAAGCGCGGCTCGTCCGGCAGCTGAACCAGGCGGATGACAAACGGGAACAGGCCGTGACGGCTCTCATGGGGGCGCATCCGTCACTCCGTTTCCATGAATTCATCGACCGGTTACCGGATGAAATCGCCCGGAAGAACATTCAGTCGCGCATGAAGACATTGCAAGAATTGCTCGTTGAACTACAGGCCAAAAATAAAATCAACGAACAGCTGCTGAAAGATGCGATGGAATTCGTTCATCACATGATCGAAGAAGTGACCCGCTCACGCCAGCAGCAATACAATTACCAATCACCGCACGGACAGCAAACTCCACCGGCCGGCGGCACCGGCTTTTTTGATACGAAAGCATAA
- the fliD gene encoding flagellar filament capping protein FliD, protein MDTDSIVKEMMQVRKLPLDKLMQEKTWTEWQQESYRESNLALSGLRDLASNLRLQRTFNAYSATTLAGNVTVSPTANAMSGSYEVNVHSVAKAAKMHSAAGVQNSTGSAAKSTDKIGVAGTITISGTATAVDITETMSFADVAKKLQDATAGSVPALRVNFDDTTSSFFISTKEMGAAQNFSLDFSSQALADKIINKPGLTSFSTADTALTNTSTATNGKVTFEGIVIDNLTSNKTTINGLALTLEKIGADTITVKSDATKPFEAIKSFVEKYNETIEAIEKKLVEKRYRDFQPLSDEQKKDMSETEIELWQEKSKSGLLRNDPILKSALQDLRRAFMDPVSSLATGSINTLAEIGISTGDYREGGKLFINEDKLKKALTDKPDEVMQLFSTNAGGGGIGQRVYGELNDTVKRLSERAGNPSYTVDNSTISKRLRQMDEEITRWQDRLGKIEDRYWRQFTAMEKALSQMNSQSTWMQQNMFGGM, encoded by the coding sequence ATGGATACAGATTCAATCGTAAAAGAAATGATGCAAGTGCGGAAATTGCCGCTGGATAAATTGATGCAGGAGAAAACGTGGACGGAATGGCAGCAGGAGTCCTACCGTGAATCCAATCTGGCACTGTCCGGCTTGCGTGATTTGGCCAGCAATTTACGGTTGCAGCGGACGTTTAATGCGTACAGCGCTACCACTTTGGCCGGCAATGTGACCGTGTCACCGACTGCGAATGCAATGAGCGGTTCTTACGAAGTGAACGTACATAGCGTGGCAAAGGCCGCAAAAATGCATTCTGCTGCTGGTGTCCAGAACTCTACTGGTTCGGCTGCGAAATCAACGGATAAGATTGGTGTTGCTGGGACAATCACTATAAGTGGAACAGCCACAGCTGTAGATATCACAGAAACTATGAGCTTTGCAGATGTGGCGAAGAAACTTCAGGACGCAACCGCAGGTTCTGTACCTGCTCTTCGTGTGAACTTCGACGACACGACATCGAGTTTTTTCATTTCTACAAAGGAAATGGGAGCTGCACAGAACTTCTCGTTGGATTTCAGTTCCCAGGCGCTGGCCGATAAAATTATAAATAAGCCAGGACTGACGTCATTCTCAACTGCCGATACAGCGCTCACAAATACCTCGACTGCGACAAACGGAAAAGTCACTTTTGAGGGTATTGTGATCGATAATCTCACTTCAAATAAAACGACAATCAACGGACTGGCATTGACATTAGAGAAGATAGGCGCAGATACCATCACAGTGAAATCAGATGCAACCAAGCCATTTGAGGCCATCAAAAGCTTCGTGGAAAAATACAATGAAACGATTGAGGCAATTGAAAAAAAGTTGGTCGAGAAACGGTATCGGGATTTCCAGCCGCTCTCTGATGAACAAAAGAAAGACATGAGCGAAACGGAAATCGAACTCTGGCAGGAAAAATCGAAAAGCGGGTTATTGCGCAATGACCCGATTTTAAAAAGCGCATTGCAGGATTTGCGGCGGGCATTCATGGACCCTGTGAGTAGTCTGGCAACAGGCAGCATCAACACGCTCGCTGAAATCGGCATCTCAACCGGTGATTACCGGGAAGGCGGCAAGCTTTTCATCAATGAAGACAAACTGAAAAAAGCACTTACGGATAAACCGGATGAAGTCATGCAGTTGTTCAGCACGAACGCTGGCGGTGGTGGAATCGGGCAACGGGTATATGGTGAGCTGAACGATACCGTCAAACGTCTGAGTGAACGGGCAGGGAACCCTTCCTATACTGTCGATAACAGCACCATTTCCAAGCGGCTTCGCCAAATGGATGAAGAAATCACCCGCTGGCAGGACCGGTTAGGGAAAATCGAAGACCGCTATTGGCGACAATTCACCGCCATGGAAAAAGCGCTGAGCCAGATGAACTCGCAGAGCACATGGATGCAACAGAACATGTTCGGTGGCATGTGA
- a CDS encoding flagellar protein: protein MKDHTDYCLNCFEDIEQDFKYVADFLKKEQNRYATLQEVSKAAEVSEKRIMEFIRGGRIFAEDYPNLGYECAQCGTLIKRQVLCNDCYERYSTAVDEMMTREKAKDEIRKAQHGHQNEAQYWRLKRNK from the coding sequence TTGAAGGACCACACTGATTACTGCCTGAATTGCTTTGAAGATATAGAACAGGATTTTAAATATGTAGCCGACTTTCTGAAAAAGGAGCAGAATCGCTATGCGACTCTTCAAGAAGTAAGTAAGGCTGCAGAAGTCTCTGAAAAGCGGATCATGGAATTTATTCGTGGGGGCCGGATTTTCGCGGAGGACTATCCCAATTTAGGCTATGAATGCGCGCAATGTGGTACATTGATCAAAAGGCAAGTGCTGTGCAACGACTGCTATGAGCGCTATTCCACCGCTGTCGACGAAATGATGACTCGGGAAAAAGCGAAGGACGAAATCAGAAAAGCCCAGCATGGCCATCAGAACGAAGCCCAGTACTGGCGCCTGAAGCGCAATAAATGA
- a CDS encoding flagellar hook-basal body protein encodes MFRGLYIATSGLMAHNRKQQVLTNNLANANTPGFKQDETVLRAFPAQLIQAMQAGKHPATIGKLHTGVYAQEGIPSFVQGALKETGNPTDISLLSGALPVDPETQQQGTLLFAVNAGDGQIRYTQNGQFAVDQDGFLTTADGLNVLDANFQTIRTDSENFTVQGNGEIIREDGTNANQLWVGYTNDPEQLVKEGHNLLRWEGDFENAPLGIEAAGLPNMPGDFVKQGMVEQSNVDLTRTMTDMMSTYRSFESSQKVIQAYDRSMEKAVNEIGRV; translated from the coding sequence ATGTTCCGCGGATTATATATTGCAACTTCCGGACTTATGGCCCATAACCGTAAACAGCAAGTACTCACGAATAACTTGGCGAATGCGAATACGCCCGGATTCAAACAAGACGAGACGGTGCTTCGGGCTTTTCCTGCCCAATTGATCCAAGCCATGCAGGCGGGCAAGCATCCAGCTACTATTGGCAAGCTCCATACCGGCGTTTACGCCCAGGAAGGGATTCCGTCTTTCGTGCAAGGCGCATTAAAGGAAACCGGGAATCCAACCGACATTTCCCTGCTATCCGGCGCATTGCCGGTCGATCCCGAAACACAGCAGCAAGGTACACTGTTATTCGCAGTCAATGCCGGAGACGGGCAAATCCGGTATACACAAAACGGTCAGTTTGCAGTCGACCAGGATGGATTTCTGACGACAGCTGACGGGCTGAATGTCTTAGACGCGAACTTCCAGACGATTCGTACGGATTCAGAGAACTTTACAGTCCAAGGCAACGGTGAAATTATCCGGGAAGACGGAACGAACGCAAATCAGCTTTGGGTCGGGTATACAAATGATCCTGAACAGCTCGTAAAAGAAGGCCATAATCTCCTTCGCTGGGAAGGTGATTTCGAGAATGCGCCGCTTGGGATTGAAGCGGCCGGACTTCCGAACATGCCTGGAGATTTCGTAAAGCAAGGCATGGTCGAACAGTCGAACGTGGATCTGACCCGGACGATGACGGACATGATGAGCACGTACCGCAGCTTTGAGTCGAGCCAGAAAGTCATCCAGGCTTACGACCGGAGTATGGAGAAAGCGGTCAATGAAATCGGAAGGGTTTGA
- the fliS gene encoding flagellar export chaperone FliS: protein MAIISPYQTYQQNSVMTASPQELTLMLYTGSMKFMRLAKKAIADKKFEEKNINLIKVQNIIQELQVTLDPNIDLSQNLGQLYDYMYTRLVEANTKNDADILTEVEELMRELRDTWKQIIETSRV from the coding sequence TTGGCAATCATCAGTCCATACCAGACCTATCAGCAAAATTCCGTCATGACCGCCTCTCCGCAGGAACTGACATTAATGCTCTACACCGGTTCCATGAAATTCATGCGGCTCGCCAAAAAAGCGATCGCTGACAAGAAATTCGAAGAAAAGAACATCAACTTGATCAAAGTACAAAATATCATTCAGGAACTGCAAGTCACACTTGATCCGAACATCGATCTTTCCCAAAACCTTGGCCAGCTCTATGACTACATGTACACCCGGCTCGTAGAAGCCAACACCAAAAACGACGCTGACATCCTGACAGAAGTTGAAGAACTCATGCGCGAACTGCGAGACACGTGGAAACAGATTATCGAAACATCAAGAGTGTAA
- a CDS encoding flagellar hook-basal body protein, with product MNIQMNSAATSMRELQKKIDLIANNISNVSTTGYKRQEANFSDALTVSMEKQAGLQHEIGRQTPNGLRIGSGAILSQTNLRMEQGSSLQTGRPFDFMIGGNSGYFRVASEGNTYYTKDGSFQVQPVLNSDQVALVTNAGDAVVDGNNQPIVFENDYDSVTVTENGGLEITFKDQAKQPAQFQLSIAKILRPDLLEKAGGNRYQLPGTEAEQMAAGALQLFGTAAENDGSARVMQGALEASNVDLTEEMTELITAQRLLQSQGKAISFADDMMGLVNTMRG from the coding sequence ATGAATATCCAAATGAATTCTGCAGCTACATCGATGCGGGAATTGCAGAAGAAGATAGATTTGATTGCGAATAATATTTCGAATGTGAGCACGACGGGATATAAGCGGCAGGAAGCGAATTTTTCCGACGCGCTTACCGTATCGATGGAAAAGCAGGCGGGGCTTCAGCATGAAATCGGGCGGCAGACGCCGAATGGACTGCGAATCGGATCAGGGGCTATCCTGTCCCAGACGAATTTACGAATGGAACAAGGTTCATCGCTTCAGACGGGTCGCCCTTTCGATTTTATGATTGGCGGCAATTCCGGATACTTCCGGGTCGCATCTGAAGGAAATACATATTACACAAAAGACGGTTCTTTCCAAGTTCAGCCGGTGCTGAACTCCGATCAAGTCGCCTTGGTGACGAACGCAGGAGATGCGGTTGTTGACGGCAATAATCAGCCGATCGTTTTTGAAAACGATTATGATTCCGTTACTGTCACTGAAAATGGCGGACTGGAAATTACATTTAAAGATCAAGCGAAACAGCCGGCCCAGTTCCAGTTGAGTATCGCTAAAATTCTGCGTCCGGACCTTCTTGAAAAAGCGGGCGGCAACCGCTATCAGCTGCCTGGTACAGAAGCTGAACAGATGGCAGCCGGTGCACTTCAGCTTTTTGGAACAGCGGCAGAAAATGATGGCAGCGCCCGGGTGATGCAAGGCGCGCTTGAAGCATCCAATGTAGATTTGACTGAAGAAATGACGGAACTGATTACTGCACAGCGACTGCTCCAGTCACAAGGAAAAGCGATTTCGTTCGCGGATGACATGATGGGGCTTGTTAATACGATGCGGGGATAA